A window of the Corythoichthys intestinalis isolate RoL2023-P3 chromosome 6, ASM3026506v1, whole genome shotgun sequence genome harbors these coding sequences:
- the gkup gene encoding glucuronokinase with putative uridyl pyrophosphorylase isoform X1: protein MICILLVAGHGTVLETEIKQNDETGLYSHLIGVPKSLLPGIGGMKILDFWWKTVNMRQLFTEVYIVTNADKYKYFERWATANDFPVENIINDGSTTLSDSLGAVADLELVIRSRKLQDDIMVIAGDMLCEDQNFDVAQVIRFFRSKPGELIIYYEMEKGEKSTSRGIVEVCPDSHRIIRFLEKAKDGLTSSRLASVVFYCIQKETLPVLSDILSQMEVTDGSFGRFWEEVINKNLLDVFGMKLPTGFQLIGQVTLSDYTKWLNCFSAKQQDKSSKPITCRSYARVGLIGNPSDGFNGKTIAMTINNFWADVTLVKSQTLVLLPHPLNDPTEFGSLQDLFSISRKEGYLGGLRLLQATCKKFYQFCCKQGIALTKQNFTLKYDTNIPRQVGLAGSSAIVSATLKSLMKFYNLTDNDLPKPVRANFILNVETDELFITAGLQDRVVQVYEGLVYMDFSKNLMEEQGYGNYISLDMSSLPQFWLAYLNDPSDSGRIHNNVRQRWLSGEPLVVEAMKTFAEFTDQARVALMDKNWNHLAQLMDQNFELRRSVYSDECLGPGNLKMVALAKQFGSAVKLPGSGGAVVGLCLDPAKLVEMRQAFQEAGCVFCVITPYNPSASTGNSQL from the exons CAGAATGATGAGACAGGCTTGTACAGTCACTTAATCGGAGTACCAAAGAGCTTGCTTCCAGGCATCGGAGGAATGAAGATTTTGGACTTCTGGTGGAAAACGGTCAACAT GCGTCAGTTATTTACAGAGGTGTATATTGTCACTAATGCAGACAA GTACAAGTATTTTGAGCGCTGGGCAACAGCTAATGATTTTCCAGTGGAAAACATAATAAATGATGGCAGCACTACACTGAGTGACTCTCTTGGCGCTGTGGCTGATCTGGAGCTGGTCATTCGCAGCCGCAAGCTGCAAGATGACATCATGGTG ATAGCAGGAGACATGTTGTGTGAAGACCAAAACTTTGACGTCGCTCAAGTGATCCGTTTCTTCCGTTCAAAG CCTGGAGAGCTGATCATCTACTATGAGATGGAAAAAGGAGAGAAAAGCACCTCCAGAGGCATTGTAGAAGTCTGCCCTGATTCCCATCG GATAATTCGTTTCTTGGAGAAAGCCAAGGATGGGCTCACATCTTCTCGATTGGCCAGCGTGGTGTTTTACTGCATCCAGAAAGAGACTCTACCCGTCCTATCTGACATCCTTAGTCAGATGGAAGTCACAGACGGGTCCTTTGGAAGATTCTGG GAGGAAGTGATTAATAAGAATCTCCTTGATGTGTTTGGAATGAAGCTTCCAACTGGTTTCCAGCTAATAGGACAagtg ACACTGTCAGACTACACCAAGTGGCTCAATTGTTTCTCtgccaaacaacaagacaaatcatCCAAACCAATCACATGTCGGTCTTATGCCAG GGTTGGATTAATCGGAAATCCATCAGACGGTTTTAATGGAAAAACCATCGCTATGACTATCAACAACTTCTGGGCTGATGTCACCCTAGTGAAAAGCCAAACTTTG GTTCTCCTTCCTCACCCACTTAATGACCCCACAGAGTTTGGAAGCTTGCAAGATTTGTTCAGTATCAGTAGAAAAGAAGG GTACCTTGGAGGCCTTCGGCTTCTGCAAGCGACCTGTAAGAAGTTCTATCAGTTCTGCTGCAAACAAGG CATCGCGTTGACAAAGCAGAATTTCACACTAAagtatgacacaaacattcctcGACAAGTG GGCCTTGCTGGGAGCAG CGCCATCGTCTCCGCTACACTGAAGAGTCTCATGAAATTTTACAACCTCACAGATAAT GATCTCCCAAAGCCAGTCCGAGCCAACTTTATTCTCAATGTGGAAACTGATGAACTATTCATTACTGCAGGTCTTCAAGACAGAGTTGTGCAG GTCTACGAGGGTTTAGTGTACATGGACTTCAGTAAAAACCTCATGGAAGAGCAGGGCTACG GCAACTACATCTCATTGGATATGAGTAGCCTGCCTCAATTCTGGTTGGCCTACTTAAATGATCCCAGTGACTCTGGGCGCATTCATAACAATGTCCGACAACGCTGGCTCAGCG GAGAGCCTCTTGTGGTCGAAGCGATGAAGACGTTTGCTGAATTTACTGATCAAGCCAG AGTTGCTCTAATGGATAAAAACTGGAACCATCTAGCACAGCTAATGGACCAGAACTTTGAGTTACGGAG GTCCGTGTACTCTGATGAGTGCCTTGGTCCTGGCAACCTCAAGATGGTGGCGTTAGCAAAGCAG TTTGGCTCCGCAGTGAAGTTACCAGGCAGTGGTGGCGCAGTGGTGGGATTGTGTCTAGATCCTGCAAAACTA GTGGAGATGAGACAAGCTTTCCAGGAGGCTGGCTGTGTATTCTGTGTTATCACGCCATACAACCCATCTGCCAGCACTGGCAACAGTCAACTGTAA
- the gkup gene encoding glucuronokinase with putative uridyl pyrophosphorylase isoform X2, which produces MICILLVAGHGTVLETEIKNDETGLYSHLIGVPKSLLPGIGGMKILDFWWKTVNMRQLFTEVYIVTNADKYKYFERWATANDFPVENIINDGSTTLSDSLGAVADLELVIRSRKLQDDIMVIAGDMLCEDQNFDVAQVIRFFRSKPGELIIYYEMEKGEKSTSRGIVEVCPDSHRIIRFLEKAKDGLTSSRLASVVFYCIQKETLPVLSDILSQMEVTDGSFGRFWEEVINKNLLDVFGMKLPTGFQLIGQVTLSDYTKWLNCFSAKQQDKSSKPITCRSYARVGLIGNPSDGFNGKTIAMTINNFWADVTLVKSQTLVLLPHPLNDPTEFGSLQDLFSISRKEGYLGGLRLLQATCKKFYQFCCKQGIALTKQNFTLKYDTNIPRQVGLAGSSAIVSATLKSLMKFYNLTDNDLPKPVRANFILNVETDELFITAGLQDRVVQVYEGLVYMDFSKNLMEEQGYGNYISLDMSSLPQFWLAYLNDPSDSGRIHNNVRQRWLSGEPLVVEAMKTFAEFTDQARVALMDKNWNHLAQLMDQNFELRRSVYSDECLGPGNLKMVALAKQFGSAVKLPGSGGAVVGLCLDPAKLVEMRQAFQEAGCVFCVITPYNPSASTGNSQL; this is translated from the exons AATGATGAGACAGGCTTGTACAGTCACTTAATCGGAGTACCAAAGAGCTTGCTTCCAGGCATCGGAGGAATGAAGATTTTGGACTTCTGGTGGAAAACGGTCAACAT GCGTCAGTTATTTACAGAGGTGTATATTGTCACTAATGCAGACAA GTACAAGTATTTTGAGCGCTGGGCAACAGCTAATGATTTTCCAGTGGAAAACATAATAAATGATGGCAGCACTACACTGAGTGACTCTCTTGGCGCTGTGGCTGATCTGGAGCTGGTCATTCGCAGCCGCAAGCTGCAAGATGACATCATGGTG ATAGCAGGAGACATGTTGTGTGAAGACCAAAACTTTGACGTCGCTCAAGTGATCCGTTTCTTCCGTTCAAAG CCTGGAGAGCTGATCATCTACTATGAGATGGAAAAAGGAGAGAAAAGCACCTCCAGAGGCATTGTAGAAGTCTGCCCTGATTCCCATCG GATAATTCGTTTCTTGGAGAAAGCCAAGGATGGGCTCACATCTTCTCGATTGGCCAGCGTGGTGTTTTACTGCATCCAGAAAGAGACTCTACCCGTCCTATCTGACATCCTTAGTCAGATGGAAGTCACAGACGGGTCCTTTGGAAGATTCTGG GAGGAAGTGATTAATAAGAATCTCCTTGATGTGTTTGGAATGAAGCTTCCAACTGGTTTCCAGCTAATAGGACAagtg ACACTGTCAGACTACACCAAGTGGCTCAATTGTTTCTCtgccaaacaacaagacaaatcatCCAAACCAATCACATGTCGGTCTTATGCCAG GGTTGGATTAATCGGAAATCCATCAGACGGTTTTAATGGAAAAACCATCGCTATGACTATCAACAACTTCTGGGCTGATGTCACCCTAGTGAAAAGCCAAACTTTG GTTCTCCTTCCTCACCCACTTAATGACCCCACAGAGTTTGGAAGCTTGCAAGATTTGTTCAGTATCAGTAGAAAAGAAGG GTACCTTGGAGGCCTTCGGCTTCTGCAAGCGACCTGTAAGAAGTTCTATCAGTTCTGCTGCAAACAAGG CATCGCGTTGACAAAGCAGAATTTCACACTAAagtatgacacaaacattcctcGACAAGTG GGCCTTGCTGGGAGCAG CGCCATCGTCTCCGCTACACTGAAGAGTCTCATGAAATTTTACAACCTCACAGATAAT GATCTCCCAAAGCCAGTCCGAGCCAACTTTATTCTCAATGTGGAAACTGATGAACTATTCATTACTGCAGGTCTTCAAGACAGAGTTGTGCAG GTCTACGAGGGTTTAGTGTACATGGACTTCAGTAAAAACCTCATGGAAGAGCAGGGCTACG GCAACTACATCTCATTGGATATGAGTAGCCTGCCTCAATTCTGGTTGGCCTACTTAAATGATCCCAGTGACTCTGGGCGCATTCATAACAATGTCCGACAACGCTGGCTCAGCG GAGAGCCTCTTGTGGTCGAAGCGATGAAGACGTTTGCTGAATTTACTGATCAAGCCAG AGTTGCTCTAATGGATAAAAACTGGAACCATCTAGCACAGCTAATGGACCAGAACTTTGAGTTACGGAG GTCCGTGTACTCTGATGAGTGCCTTGGTCCTGGCAACCTCAAGATGGTGGCGTTAGCAAAGCAG TTTGGCTCCGCAGTGAAGTTACCAGGCAGTGGTGGCGCAGTGGTGGGATTGTGTCTAGATCCTGCAAAACTA GTGGAGATGAGACAAGCTTTCCAGGAGGCTGGCTGTGTATTCTGTGTTATCACGCCATACAACCCATCTGCCAGCACTGGCAACAGTCAACTGTAA